From Plodia interpunctella isolate USDA-ARS_2022_Savannah chromosome 18, ilPloInte3.2, whole genome shotgun sequence, a single genomic window includes:
- the LOC128677473 gene encoding D-erythronate dehydrogenase-like, with protein MKVVITGAAGFLGSRVADALLKLDSPIPVKKLILVDAILPPKRNDPRVNVVAVDLTSPEAALNLVEPDCDVFFHLAAIVSGHAEADFNLGMAVNFDATRSLLEVARKKVPALKFVFTSSCGVFGGNLPKIVTDMTACHPQTSYGVQKAMCELLIQDYSRKGFLDGRFVRLPTICIRPGAANKAMTSFVSGIVREPLNGQVAICPVDREQKVWISSPSMVVKNIIHAALVPANSLGLWRGINIPGFCVSVDEILTALRKVAGEKVVSLVRFEKDAEIRRMLESLPLNFDNSHALKLGFGVDTDFTDVINSYIRDELKQK; from the coding sequence ATGAAGGTCGTGATAACTGGTGCTGCCGGCTTTTTGGGGTCCCGAGTGGCTGACGCGCTGCTAAAACTTGATTCTCCAATACCCGTAAAGAAACTTATCCTAGTTGACGCGATACTACCGCCGAAGCGCAATGATCCAAGAGTCAATGTTGTTGCTGTTGACTTAACATCACCTGAAGCTGCTCTCAACCTCGTTGAACCTGACTGTGATGTGTTCTTCCACCTAGCAGCCATCGTCAGCGGCCATGCCGAAGCAGACTTCAATCTCGGAATGGCCGTCAACTTCGACGCTACTAGATCGCTCCTCGAGGTAGCTAGGAAGAAAGTGCCTGCACTAAAATTCGTTTTTACCAGTTCCTGTGGCGTTTTCGGAGGAAATCTTCCCAAAATTGTGACTGATATGACAGCCTGTCATCCTCAAACCTCATATGGTGTGCAAAAAGCTATGTGTGAACTACTGATACAAGATTATTCAAGAAAAGGTTTCCTAGATGGACGTTTCGTGAGATTGCCAACGATTTGTATAAGGCCTGGTGCTGCTAACAAAGCTATGACTTCTTTTGTCAGCGGAATAGTCAGGGAACCTTTGAATGGTCAAGTTGCTATTTGTCCTGTAGATAGAGAGCAAAAAGTTTGGATATCAAGTCCTAGTATGGTTGTGAAGAATATAATCCATGCTGCTCTTGTTCCTGCAAATTCTTTGGGTTTATGGAGGGGGATCAACATTCCTGGATTTTGCGTATCTGTCGACGAGATTTTGACAGCTCTGAGGAAGGTGGCCGGAGAAAAGGTAGTGTCTTTAGTAAGGTTTGAGAAAGACGCGGAAATCAGACGGATGTTGGAATCTCTCCCCCTTAACTTCGACAACTCACATGCCCTTAAACTTGGGTTTGGAGTGGACACTGATTTCACTGATGTCATCAATTCGTACATTCGAGATGAATTGaaacagaaataa